One Trichormus variabilis 0441 genomic window, AAATTTATCTTCATAGTTAATAAAAACTACTTTGAATTTTTAGATAATTCCGGTTATTAAAGACAAAATTGTTGAAATTTCATTCACTCTTTAAAATGCAAAATATAAAATCATCAAGAAATTATCTTTAAAGTAGAACTTTCAAGGCAAAAAATACTTACAACTTGGTAAATTTTTTATGATCAATAAGCATATAGATTCAACTTCGTGTAAAATCCCCCATAAACTAATTTGATTAAACATTTGCCGGAAAATTTTAGCTATTTTTTCATTTATGCAGAAATAGCCACGACAAACAGGGAGTCGAAAACTTCACTACATAGTTGGGTATTTTCAGAAACTTAAGTTTGAAGAACTGAATACCATCTGTCTAGTGATTATTTCCACGCCAAGGCGATCGCTTCTATGGAGAAACACACAATAGTACTCTTATGCTAAACCTAGAAGCGCTAATAACCAAGTATATGTATAGGGTTTTTACTGAAAAAATAAGTTTATTTATATAAATTTCATATAAAATTAAAGTAAAAATACGTAATAACCCAGTATTGGGGAACTTTTACTAAGTATCGAAACTAGCGATCGCCAAATTTAATCAGTAGAGCGATCGCTATACTCACAGCCAAAATTAGGGTCATACTCAACGCTGAACCAAAGCCCCAGTTTTGGGTAACTCCGAGAAATTGGTTATAAACTAGCCTGGCTGCCGTCATACTAGAAGCACCACCGAGTAATTCTGGGTCAATAAAGTCCCCTAAGGCTGTAATTAAGACAAGGAGAGAACCAGCCGTGATTCCTGGGGAAATTTGCGGAACTGTGACTTTCCAAAAAGCCTTGACGGGACTTGCGCCTAAATCTGCTGCTGCTTCTAGTAAGCGTTTATCTAACTTCTCTAATGAAGCGTATAAAATCAACACCATGTAAGGGAGTAGGCTGTAACTCATGCCAATTAAAACAGCTGGTGTACGGTTAAGTAGTTCTAAAGTAGGTAAACCGATGCTGTTCAATAGACTGTTCAAAAGACCAGTCGGGCGGAGAATGGTTATCCAAGCATAGGAACGGAGTAGAGAAGAAGTCCACAAAGGTAAGACAAAGCCTATTACCAGGAGATTGCGCCAGCGTTGCGGTGCAATTTGGGCAATCCAATACGCCACCGGAAAACCCAAAATTAGACAGATCGCCATTGTACCTAATGCCAACCAGAGCGATCGCAGGATTACTTGCAAGTATAAGGGGTCAAGTATGCGGACATAGTTATCCAATCCACTGGGGTTGACTATATCTCCTGGTCTAATATTGGGAACTAGACTCAACTGAAAAATTATCAATGTTGGTAGTACTAATAATAGTAATAACCAAATACCAGACGGCGCTAGCAATGCCAAAGGTTGGATAAGATTTAACTTTCGGCGGTTTAACTTTTGAATGTTGGCAAGATCATCTGGAGTATCACGAATTTCTGTATTCACAATTATAAAAGTAATTAACTGTTGACTATTGACTATTGACTATTGATTAACTACTAGTTAATTCCGTCCAGTAACGCTCATAAACTTCCTCAAATGGCCCCACTGGGCTAATGCGTTCACATTTATCTAAAATTGAAGATGGAGGATATAGATTTTCATTAGTTTTTATTTGTTTTGGTAATTGTTCAAATGCAGCATTATTAGGAGTAGAAATCTTCAGCCGTTCGCTTGTGGTAGCTGCTACTTCTGGTTGTAAAATAAAATTAATCCAGGCATAAGCTCCATCTAAATTGGGCGCTGATTTGGGAATAACAATTGTATCAGTCCATAGTGAAGAACCACTACGGGGAATAACATACTTCAGTTTAGGATTTTCCTTAATGACTTTGGTAGCATCAGCTGAGTAACACATTGCTAATGCCAAATCACCTGCTAAGATTTGATTGCGCCAAGCATCAGTGTCAAAAGCAGCGATCGCTGGTTTGAGTGTACTTAACTTTTCATAAGCTTGTTTAATTTGGGCTTCATTTTGCGAGTTATAGGAATAACCTAACATCCGCAACACCGCACCTATAACCTCACGGACATCATTGAGTAAAGTTATACGCTTACTGAGGAGCTTTTGATTTTTCCATAGATATTCCCAGTCTTCTGGTGCTTCTTTGAGAATTTCCGAATTATAGATTAAACCCGTTGTGCCCCAATTGAAAGGAATACTATAGCGGTTTTTAGGGTCATAACTAGGATTTTGAAATTGTGGGAATAAATTATCTAATCCAACTAGGCGATCGTGTTTTAATTCACTTAACAAACCCCTTTCTACCATCTTCTGTACCATATAATCAGATGGGTAAATTAGGCTATAAGTACCGCCACCTCCAGCTAAGAGTTTAGCTAGCATTACTTCATTAGAATCATAGACATCAACAAGCGCCTTCATACCAGTTTGGGCGCTAAAAGTTTGTAATAGTTTCTGATCGGAATACTGTGTCCAAGTATAAAGATATAATTGGTCACTGCGAGCAGAAGGATTAGAAGCTTTGACATCAGCTAACCTCCAGCCACAACTTGCTAAAGATAAACTGGAAAGTGCTGTGATTCCTTGTAGAAATTTTCTTCTATTAGTCATTAGTCATTAGTCATTTGATTAATAGCCAAACAATCACTTTCCGCCCACCAAGCATAAATAGGTGTTTCACGGTCTGGTAAATTACCAAATGTATTAGGTTGTAAAACATTAATATTAATGCCGTTAATTAATTGGACAAGATAATTAACGTGAGTTCCTAAATACATGACATTTATCAGCCTTCCTTCAAAACAGTTATTGAGCGAACTAGGCGGATAAAGGGAAAGTTGAATTTTTTCTGGTCGTACACTTACAACTACAGATTTTAATAATTCTGCGGGTGTATCTTCATTCCGGGCAACTACAATCGTGAGTCCAGTTTTGGTAACAATTTGAATATATTCAGCTTCTAATACGGTGATTTCACCACTAAACAAATTAGTATCACCGATAAAATCGGCGACAAAGGAAGTTTTAGGACGTTCGTAAATCTCTTGGGGAGTACCAATTTGTTCAATTTTCCCCTGGTTCATCACCGCAATGCGATCGCTTAAAGATAACGCCTCCTCTTGGTCATGAGTTACCATAATAAAGGTCAAACCCAGGTTTTTATGTAAATTTGATAACTCAACCTGCATTTCCTTACGTAACTTTAAATCCAACGCCCCTAAAGGTTCATCTAGTAACACCACAGCCGGACGATTCACCAAAGCCCTAGCCAAAGCAACGCGCTGCTGTTGACCACCGGACAGTTGACTAGGAAAGCGCGATCGCAAACTTTCCATTTTTACCAGTTTTAAAGCCTCTTTAACTCTGCTTTCTACTTCTGATTTCCGGGATTTCTTCAGCCGCAACCCGAAAGCAACATTATCCCAGACGTTAAGGTGATTAAATAGAGCGTAACTTTGAAATACTGTATTAACTGGTCGGCGGTAAGGGGGAATATTGGTCATCGGCTGACCCTGAATCAATAATTTACCAGCATCAACTTGTTCAAATCCGGCTATTAAACGTAGTGTCGTTGTCTTACCACAACCAGAAGGGCCGAGAATACTAAAGAATTCCCCTTGTTTTACATCTAAGTCCACTCCATGTACCGCCGGTTCTTGGTTGAAAAACTTGAACACGTTACGTAGTTCAACATCGAGGGGTAGAAGTGTTTTTACGCCCCTGGGATTCTGCGTGACAGTTTGAGCCATATTCATCAGTAGAATGCCGTGATCTTACGAGATTTTGTGTATTAATGTAGTCGATTAAGCAAACTCTTCATAGCCTTTGGTTCATTGTAGTCTGCTAAAAAGATTTGTTTATAAATACACTGACTAGATTGTTACAAGTTGAAGAGGTGTAGGAATTTTTGGGAATTATATACAAGTTACCGACTTTTTGGGAATTTTTACCTGTCTTATGCCTCTGCACTGTATATTTATACCTAATCACAGACCACTCATCTTGTTGTACCCGCTTCTTTTGCCATTGGTGGAGTGACCTATGATAAGTAGAATCGTCCCAGGTTCAAATATGGAATCAGACCGTAGCGTTATCATTCATCCTCGTCACACTTGC contains:
- a CDS encoding ABC transporter permease, producing the protein MNTEIRDTPDDLANIQKLNRRKLNLIQPLALLAPSGIWLLLLLVLPTLIIFQLSLVPNIRPGDIVNPSGLDNYVRILDPLYLQVILRSLWLALGTMAICLILGFPVAYWIAQIAPQRWRNLLVIGFVLPLWTSSLLRSYAWITILRPTGLLNSLLNSIGLPTLELLNRTPAVLIGMSYSLLPYMVLILYASLEKLDKRLLEAAADLGASPVKAFWKVTVPQISPGITAGSLLVLITALGDFIDPELLGGASSMTAARLVYNQFLGVTQNWGFGSALSMTLILAVSIAIALLIKFGDR
- a CDS encoding polyamine ABC transporter substrate-binding protein gives rise to the protein MTNRRKFLQGITALSSLSLASCGWRLADVKASNPSARSDQLYLYTWTQYSDQKLLQTFSAQTGMKALVDVYDSNEVMLAKLLAGGGGTYSLIYPSDYMVQKMVERGLLSELKHDRLVGLDNLFPQFQNPSYDPKNRYSIPFNWGTTGLIYNSEILKEAPEDWEYLWKNQKLLSKRITLLNDVREVIGAVLRMLGYSYNSQNEAQIKQAYEKLSTLKPAIAAFDTDAWRNQILAGDLALAMCYSADATKVIKENPKLKYVIPRSGSSLWTDTIVIPKSAPNLDGAYAWINFILQPEVAATTSERLKISTPNNAAFEQLPKQIKTNENLYPPSSILDKCERISPVGPFEEVYERYWTELTSS
- a CDS encoding ABC transporter ATP-binding protein; translation: MNMAQTVTQNPRGVKTLLPLDVELRNVFKFFNQEPAVHGVDLDVKQGEFFSILGPSGCGKTTTLRLIAGFEQVDAGKLLIQGQPMTNIPPYRRPVNTVFQSYALFNHLNVWDNVAFGLRLKKSRKSEVESRVKEALKLVKMESLRSRFPSQLSGGQQQRVALARALVNRPAVVLLDEPLGALDLKLRKEMQVELSNLHKNLGLTFIMVTHDQEEALSLSDRIAVMNQGKIEQIGTPQEIYERPKTSFVADFIGDTNLFSGEITVLEAEYIQIVTKTGLTIVVARNEDTPAELLKSVVVSVRPEKIQLSLYPPSSLNNCFEGRLINVMYLGTHVNYLVQLINGININVLQPNTFGNLPDRETPIYAWWAESDCLAINQMTND